The genomic region TTATGAGGGGATGCCGTTCAAGAATTTCTCGGCCTACGGGGTGACGAAGGCGGGGATCCATGGGTTGACGGTCTGGCTGGCGGGGTATTGGGCGGCGCGGGGGGCGACGGTGAACACCATCGCGCCGGGGGCGGTGTTCAACAACCACTCGGAGGAGTTTCAGCGGCGGGTGGGGGAATTGATCATGCTGGACCGGATGGCAAAGCCGGACGAGATTGCCGATGTCATGCTGTTTCTGGCAAGCGCGCAGGCGGGGTATATGACCGGGCAGATGGTCAATGTGGATGGGGGTTTCAGCGGCTGGTGAGGGGGTGTCCCGGGCAGGGACAGGTCTTGCAATCAGGTAGTTTCAATGACTTGGCCAAAGCCATTAACCCGGCCTTCACTTTTGGCCAAGGCGGGCGTCGAGGGCTTGCAGCGTCTTGAGCGCAGCCCCCGAATGGGCGGTGAAGAAGCTTGAGATGGCCTGCGCATCGGGGCCGGGCCAGTCGGTCAAAGCGGCGGTCAGGGCGGCGGGGGTTTCCACTCGGAGGCAGACGCCAGCGGCAATCGCCTCGACCGCCGGGTATTCGATGGTGTGGATTTCGGGGCCGACGATCACCGGCCGCTTCAGCGCCAGCGGTTCGATGATGTTGTGTGCGCCGTGGGGGGTGAAGCCGCCGCCGGTGACCACGCGGTCGGAGAGGGCGATGTAGAAATACATCTCACCCAAGGAGTCACCCAGAAGGATGTCGGCCTTTGGCGGTGGCCCGCCACCCCCATCCCCGCCCCAGGAGGGCGAGGGGAGGTGCCTGAGGCCCAGCGCTGCATCAAGGGCCTGACTGCGGCGGATCGTGTTCAGGCCGCGCGTGGCAAGGAGTTCGGCCACCTCGTCAAAGCGTTCGGGCTTCCGCGGGACGTAGACCACGAAAGGGTGTGAGGGGTGGTTGAGAGCAGCGGTGATGGCATCGAGATAGAGCGCATCCTCGCCTTCCACTGCCGAGGCGAAGGTGATGACGGGACGATCCCCTGACAGCGCGGGGCGAAGCGCCGTTGCGGCGGCGATCTGGGCGGGGGGGACGGGTTGGTCAAAGCGCAGCTCACCCGTCACGGTGATGTTCGGGACACCGACCGAGGCGAAGCGCTGCGCTTGGAGGTCGGATTTGACGAAGGCCCCGGCGTAGCCCTGCATCAACTTGTGACGCAAGGTGAAGCGCGCGTCGCGGGCCATTGATTTCGTTGGATATTGGGCGTTGCACATGAAAAGCGGCACGCCTGCCCCTTTGGCGGCGAAGATCATGCGGGGCCAAATCTCGATCTCCATCACCAGTCCGGCGCGGGGGCGGAAGGCGCGGAAGAAGCCCGCGTAGGCCCAGGACGTTTCAAACGGCACCCAGACGGCGGCAAGGCGCCCGGCGGCGATGTCGGGGGCAAAGACGCGGAGCGCCTCACGCCGGCCAGCGGGGGTGAAATGGGTCGTGACAACCGTTTCGCCCCGGTCGAGCAGCGCCCGGATCAGGGGGACGGCAGAGCGCACTTCGCCAAGACTGACAGCATGCACCCAGATGGCGCCACGCAGGCGCTGGGGGTAGCGGCCAAAGCGTTCGGCAAGGCGCTGGGAATAGAGCGGGTCTTTGCGGCCCCGGCGCCAGAGGTAGATCAGCACGACGGGCAGCCCAAGGTGCCAGAGG from Tabrizicola piscis harbors:
- a CDS encoding 3-deoxy-D-manno-octulosonic acid transferase; the encoded protein is MRLWVFLRLWSLLWHLGLPVVLIYLWRRGRKDPLYSQRLAERFGRYPQRLRGAIWVHAVSLGEVRSAVPLIRALLDRGETVVTTHFTPAGRREALRVFAPDIAAGRLAAVWVPFETSWAYAGFFRAFRPRAGLVMEIEIWPRMIFAAKGAGVPLFMCNAQYPTKSMARDARFTLRHKLMQGYAGAFVKSDLQAQRFASVGVPNITVTGELRFDQPVPPAQIAAATALRPALSGDRPVITFASAVEGEDALYLDAITAALNHPSHPFVVYVPRKPERFDEVAELLATRGLNTIRRSQALDAALGLRHLPSPSWGGDGGGGPPPKADILLGDSLGEMYFYIALSDRVVTGGGFTPHGAHNIIEPLALKRPVIVGPEIHTIEYPAVEAIAAGVCLRVETPAALTAALTDWPGPDAQAISSFFTAHSGAALKTLQALDARLGQK